In one Rhodococcus sp. B50 genomic region, the following are encoded:
- a CDS encoding acyl-CoA dehydrogenase family protein, whose protein sequence is MEEGKPTVTLESDARSDWRPRLSALLDDFRRRPRPETSRARFEAAIAWQSELVDRSLAAPGWPAEVGGMALPLEDQLDYYRAITEAGAPKHPCPLSFIVAPTIIVHGTAEQKKRFLEPLLRAEEFWCQGFSEPGAGSDLASLSTRAVRDGDVYRVTGSKIWTTMADHADWIFTLVRTGPPGRGTSGITYLLIPMNSPGIEVRPLRDAAGGHHFAQVFFDDVEVRVENRVGEEGQGWSIMRTSLGHERATAFLADEFRYRSTVDKVFRLAGGRGYAHDPVIRQELATVETGVREIAANSARALDAVLAGRDPGGVASINRLVKAEFEQRMHRLALRLTGSAAVLGTRSEGVVEKGRWTYGYLMSRAATIGAGTSEIQRNTIAENVLGLPSHRGEGTRAPAVVPGRPLTPPPEDEANLREALRDILSARVDTVSLLERVDSAGEHDTGLWSTLVEFGLPGLSSPEHLGGDGRSLRMLCAAVEEVAFHLGPVALVPTAIALEVLVAAGAEEDARRVVSGSPAAFVVPVGDRGWDTADLPVLRDGGLTGHVERVAGAPVAEVLVVLATDDATGEHVLLTLDRADVSVTVQTSLDPTGTVGIVSFEDVAATVLVSGVDADAALESSFRVAELLIAADAVGVANRALAMAVDWAGQREQFGRPIGSYQAISHRCADMLVAAEGARGLVLAAADRAPQEPEEAAAVHLATAAALRAAVSNAEGCIQIHGGTGFTWEHPAHLLLRRAVADEARIARPEVLRDRAVGEVLARST, encoded by the coding sequence GTGGAAGAAGGCAAGCCCACGGTGACGCTCGAGTCCGACGCTCGCAGCGACTGGCGTCCCCGACTGTCCGCTCTGCTCGACGACTTCCGGCGACGCCCCCGTCCCGAGACGTCCCGCGCGCGGTTCGAGGCCGCGATCGCGTGGCAGTCCGAACTCGTCGACCGTTCCCTGGCGGCGCCGGGCTGGCCCGCAGAGGTCGGTGGCATGGCATTGCCGCTCGAGGATCAACTCGACTACTACCGCGCCATCACCGAAGCCGGTGCGCCCAAGCATCCGTGCCCACTGTCGTTCATCGTCGCGCCGACGATCATCGTCCACGGCACCGCCGAACAGAAGAAGCGTTTCCTCGAGCCGTTGCTGCGCGCGGAAGAGTTCTGGTGCCAAGGTTTCTCCGAGCCCGGCGCCGGCAGCGATCTTGCGTCGCTGTCCACCCGTGCCGTTCGCGACGGCGATGTCTACCGGGTGACGGGCAGCAAGATCTGGACGACGATGGCCGATCACGCCGACTGGATCTTCACCCTCGTGCGCACCGGCCCACCCGGGCGGGGCACATCGGGCATCACCTACCTGCTCATCCCGATGAACTCGCCCGGTATCGAGGTGCGACCCCTGCGCGACGCGGCGGGCGGCCACCATTTCGCTCAGGTCTTCTTCGACGACGTCGAAGTGCGGGTCGAGAACCGGGTGGGGGAAGAGGGGCAGGGCTGGTCGATCATGCGGACCTCGCTCGGCCACGAGCGTGCGACCGCCTTCCTCGCCGACGAGTTCCGGTACCGCTCGACCGTCGACAAGGTCTTCCGCTTGGCCGGCGGCCGTGGATATGCGCACGATCCGGTGATCCGCCAGGAACTCGCCACCGTCGAGACGGGTGTGCGCGAGATCGCTGCAAACAGTGCCCGCGCCCTCGATGCCGTTCTCGCCGGGCGTGATCCGGGTGGGGTGGCGTCGATCAACCGGTTGGTGAAGGCCGAGTTCGAACAGCGCATGCACCGGCTCGCGCTGCGCCTGACCGGTTCGGCCGCCGTCCTCGGTACCCGCTCGGAAGGGGTTGTCGAGAAGGGGCGCTGGACGTACGGATACCTCATGTCCCGTGCTGCGACCATCGGTGCCGGAACCTCGGAGATACAACGCAATACGATCGCCGAGAACGTTCTCGGTCTGCCTTCGCACAGAGGTGAGGGCACCCGTGCGCCGGCCGTGGTGCCGGGGCGTCCCCTTACACCCCCGCCGGAGGACGAGGCGAATCTGCGGGAGGCTCTGCGCGACATCCTGTCCGCCCGCGTCGATACCGTCTCGCTGCTCGAGCGCGTCGACTCGGCGGGCGAACACGACACCGGACTGTGGTCCACGCTGGTGGAATTCGGCCTCCCCGGCCTGTCGTCGCCCGAGCATCTCGGCGGCGACGGCCGGTCGCTGCGCATGTTGTGTGCGGCGGTGGAAGAAGTGGCCTTCCATCTCGGGCCGGTCGCCCTCGTCCCGACCGCGATCGCGTTGGAGGTGCTCGTCGCGGCCGGCGCCGAGGAGGACGCGCGACGGGTCGTGAGTGGTTCGCCGGCAGCGTTCGTCGTGCCCGTCGGAGATCGCGGGTGGGACACTGCCGACCTCCCCGTCCTACGCGACGGAGGGCTGACCGGTCACGTGGAGCGGGTCGCGGGTGCGCCCGTGGCCGAGGTGCTCGTCGTCCTCGCGACGGACGATGCGACAGGCGAGCACGTCCTGCTCACTCTCGACCGGGCCGACGTATCTGTCACCGTGCAGACATCGCTCGATCCGACCGGGACGGTGGGGATCGTCTCGTTCGAGGACGTCGCCGCGACCGTGCTCGTGTCGGGGGTCGATGCCGACGCCGCACTCGAATCGTCCTTCCGCGTCGCGGAACTGCTCATCGCCGCCGACGCGGTGGGTGTCGCGAACAGAGCCTTGGCGATGGCGGTGGACTGGGCGGGGCAGCGTGAGCAGTTCGGCCGGCCCATCGGTTCGTACCAGGCGATCTCGCACCGCTGCGCCGATATGCTGGTCGCGGCCGAAGGTGCGCGGGGACTGGTGCTGGCGGCCGCCGACCGTGCTCCCCAGGAACCCGAGGAGGCCGCGGCGGTGCACCTGGCGACCGCGGCGGCGTTGCGGGCCGCGGTGTCCAATGCCGAGGGCTGTATCCAGATCCACGGCGGTACCGGCTTCACATGGGAGCATCCTGCTCACTTGTTGCTCCGTCGAGCGGTCGCCGACGAGGCGCGAATCGCCCGCCCCGAGGTGCTTCGGGACCGCGCGGTGGGAGAGGTGCTGGCGCGATCGACCTGA
- a CDS encoding acyl-CoA dehydrogenase, translated as MPLPLTDDHRAVADAVRSFLGGHDAGSLARQVTDDPSADTGTLWKQLADLGWLGLHLPGEFGGSDAGLPEVAVVAEELGRLVVPVPYLANVAVSAALDAKGDDEVRSTWLPKFADGSVIPGLGLAGSLTTTGDTVSGHADLVVGGTGATLLALVAGDDLVLVDPDHASVSVAPTGEFDPTSQVAKAALRETPPLAVVPGAGRHASHVARALAAAEASGGARATLEAALAYAKVREQFGRPIGSFQVIKHHLADMLATSELATGVAWDAARAGVDGEQARLALDVARVIAFDSYIANAQKSIQIHGGIGFTWEHDCHLFLRRAHALRILFGEPTTALDSLTESGTSGVRRHYAVDLPPEAEEYRVAARDFVARYTATPESERRALLVDSGYLMPHWPPPFGRGASPVEQLVIDEEFTDVEPHGLGIGAWILLTLTQHGTPEQIGRWIRPGLLGDQVWCQLFSEPGAGSDAAAVSTRGVKVDGGWRVTGQKVWTSNAQNSTRGLATIRTNRDVPKHKGITTMVIDLTAPGVTVRPLREISGDSAFNEVFFEDVFVPDEDVVGAVDNGWTVARATLGNERVSIGGGKTDETYSAYALLDLAAKHAPGDVSVTRRIASLIAREQAFSILNLRQVVRAVAGGDFGPEGSVTKMLIAEHTHHVGELAMQIAGPAALLGDEPVWTHYYLLGRAMTIAGGTSEINRNVIAERLLGLPREHIAN; from the coding sequence ATGCCACTTCCACTCACCGACGATCACCGGGCCGTTGCAGATGCCGTCCGATCGTTCCTCGGCGGCCACGATGCCGGCAGTCTCGCCCGGCAGGTGACCGACGACCCGAGCGCCGATACCGGCACGCTGTGGAAGCAACTCGCCGATCTCGGATGGCTCGGCCTGCACCTTCCCGGAGAATTCGGAGGGTCGGACGCCGGCCTGCCCGAGGTGGCGGTCGTGGCCGAGGAACTCGGCCGACTCGTCGTCCCCGTCCCCTACCTCGCGAATGTCGCCGTCTCCGCCGCGCTCGACGCGAAGGGCGACGACGAAGTGCGTTCGACCTGGCTTCCGAAGTTCGCGGACGGTTCGGTGATCCCCGGGCTCGGCCTGGCCGGATCCCTGACGACGACCGGCGACACGGTGAGCGGTCACGCCGACCTTGTCGTGGGAGGCACGGGCGCCACGCTCCTCGCCCTCGTCGCGGGCGACGATCTCGTTCTCGTCGATCCGGACCACGCCTCCGTCTCCGTGGCGCCCACCGGAGAGTTCGACCCCACGTCGCAGGTCGCGAAGGCAGCACTCCGGGAGACTCCTCCGCTCGCCGTGGTGCCGGGCGCCGGCCGCCACGCGAGCCACGTCGCCCGCGCGCTCGCCGCTGCGGAGGCGTCCGGCGGAGCCCGCGCAACCCTGGAGGCCGCGCTGGCCTACGCGAAGGTGCGCGAGCAGTTCGGCCGGCCGATCGGTTCGTTCCAGGTGATCAAGCACCACCTCGCCGACATGCTCGCGACGAGCGAATTGGCGACCGGCGTGGCATGGGACGCCGCACGTGCCGGGGTCGACGGCGAGCAGGCGCGACTCGCACTCGACGTGGCACGGGTCATTGCGTTCGACTCGTACATCGCCAATGCCCAGAAGAGCATCCAGATCCACGGCGGCATCGGCTTCACGTGGGAACACGACTGCCATCTGTTCCTTCGTCGCGCCCACGCCCTGCGGATCCTGTTCGGCGAACCGACCACCGCGCTCGACTCGCTCACCGAATCGGGCACCTCGGGAGTGCGCCGCCACTACGCCGTCGACCTTCCTCCGGAGGCGGAGGAATACCGCGTCGCCGCACGCGACTTCGTCGCGAGGTACACCGCGACCCCCGAATCCGAGCGACGCGCACTGCTCGTCGACTCCGGCTACCTCATGCCGCACTGGCCGCCGCCGTTCGGTCGCGGGGCGTCGCCGGTCGAACAGCTGGTGATCGACGAGGAGTTCACCGACGTCGAACCGCACGGTCTCGGTATCGGTGCGTGGATCCTGCTCACCCTCACCCAGCACGGCACACCGGAACAGATCGGACGGTGGATCCGCCCCGGTCTGCTCGGTGATCAGGTCTGGTGCCAGCTGTTCTCCGAACCCGGTGCCGGCTCCGACGCGGCGGCCGTGTCGACGCGCGGGGTGAAGGTCGACGGTGGATGGCGCGTCACCGGCCAGAAGGTGTGGACGTCGAATGCGCAGAACTCGACGCGCGGTCTCGCGACCATCCGCACCAACCGCGACGTGCCGAAGCACAAGGGCATCACCACCATGGTCATCGACCTCACCGCACCCGGCGTGACCGTCCGTCCGCTCCGCGAGATCAGCGGCGACTCCGCCTTCAACGAGGTGTTCTTCGAGGACGTCTTCGTCCCGGACGAGGACGTGGTCGGCGCCGTCGACAACGGGTGGACGGTGGCCCGCGCGACGCTCGGGAACGAACGCGTCTCGATCGGCGGCGGCAAGACCGACGAGACCTACTCCGCCTACGCGCTGCTCGATCTCGCCGCGAAGCACGCGCCCGGCGACGTCTCCGTCACGCGCCGGATCGCGTCGCTGATCGCTCGCGAGCAGGCCTTCTCGATCCTCAACCTACGGCAGGTCGTACGGGCGGTCGCCGGTGGCGATTTCGGTCCGGAGGGCAGCGTCACGAAGATGCTCATCGCCGAACACACCCATCACGTAGGCGAACTCGCGATGCAGATCGCCGGTCCCGCAGCGCTCCTCGGCGACGAGCCGGTGTGGACCCACTACTACCTGCTCGGCCGGGCGATGACCATCGCCGGCGGCACCTCGGAGATCAACCGCAACGTCATCGCCGAACGGCTGCTGGGCCTACCTCGCGAGCACATCGCGAACTAG
- a CDS encoding class I adenylate-forming enzyme family protein, with translation MNLTMLLDMAADGLEDRIVVGRRDDGISARRLRDLAVAGAASIREAGADSLVYHAVNGPAFPVALFAAAYAGVPLVPINYRLGREQGEALLSHHPDALVIVDDAGDAPGVFSPAAWLDRLGRSAVMEADDPESDAPAVVIYTSGTTSAPKGVLLQHHNLVSYVLGSVEFASAEDTDAALVSVPPYHIAAVANVLTNLYAGRRTVVLEQFTATEWLDTVRGEGITNALVVPTMLARILDSGADTSVPSLRSLASGGAPMPRRVVERALVTWPQVDFVNAYGLTETSSTITVLGPDDHRAAMTSTDERIRARLGSVGRPVPGIDLEIRDADDLVVEAGVPGRIWVRGQQVSAEYAGIGKLVDDRGFFDTRDTGFVDEDGYLFIGGRSDDTIIRGAENIAPAEIEDVILRHPAVTDTAVVGVPDDEWGQRIEAVVVLRPDESVDAEELRSFVRETLRGSKTPDRIVYWDELPRTETGKLVRRHVVERLAGDGVPGRT, from the coding sequence ATGAACCTCACGATGTTGCTCGACATGGCTGCTGACGGGCTCGAGGACCGCATCGTGGTGGGGCGCCGCGACGACGGCATCTCCGCCCGGCGCCTGCGCGACCTCGCCGTCGCCGGTGCCGCCTCGATCCGCGAGGCGGGCGCCGATTCCCTCGTCTATCACGCAGTCAACGGCCCCGCCTTCCCCGTGGCCCTGTTCGCTGCAGCGTACGCGGGTGTTCCGCTCGTGCCGATCAACTACCGGCTCGGCAGAGAACAGGGTGAGGCGCTGCTGTCCCATCATCCCGACGCGCTGGTGATCGTGGACGATGCCGGCGACGCACCGGGTGTGTTCTCACCCGCGGCCTGGCTGGACCGGCTCGGACGGTCGGCGGTCATGGAAGCCGACGATCCCGAATCGGACGCCCCCGCTGTGGTGATCTACACCTCCGGCACCACGTCTGCGCCGAAAGGTGTTCTGCTGCAGCATCACAACCTGGTGTCGTACGTGCTCGGGTCCGTCGAGTTCGCGTCGGCCGAGGACACCGATGCGGCCCTGGTGAGCGTGCCGCCCTATCACATCGCCGCGGTGGCCAATGTCCTCACGAATCTGTACGCCGGTCGTCGGACGGTGGTGCTCGAGCAGTTCACCGCAACCGAATGGCTCGACACCGTCCGCGGGGAGGGCATCACCAACGCTCTCGTCGTCCCCACGATGCTCGCGCGCATCCTCGATTCCGGTGCCGACACCTCGGTGCCCTCGTTGCGTTCCCTGGCGAGCGGTGGTGCGCCGATGCCCCGTCGGGTCGTCGAACGCGCCCTCGTGACCTGGCCGCAGGTCGACTTCGTCAACGCCTACGGGCTCACGGAGACCAGCTCGACGATCACCGTTCTCGGCCCCGACGACCACCGGGCTGCGATGACGAGCACGGACGAACGGATCCGCGCCCGGCTCGGATCGGTGGGCCGGCCCGTCCCCGGCATCGACCTCGAGATCCGCGATGCGGACGACCTCGTAGTCGAGGCTGGTGTGCCCGGACGCATCTGGGTTCGTGGACAACAGGTCTCGGCCGAGTACGCGGGAATCGGCAAACTCGTCGACGACCGCGGATTCTTCGACACCCGCGATACCGGATTCGTCGACGAGGACGGCTATTTGTTCATCGGTGGGCGCAGCGACGACACCATCATCCGCGGCGCCGAGAACATCGCGCCGGCCGAGATCGAGGACGTGATCCTGCGTCATCCCGCCGTCACCGACACCGCGGTCGTGGGAGTGCCCGACGACGAGTGGGGACAACGCATCGAGGCCGTGGTGGTACTGCGTCCCGACGAGTCGGTCGATGCGGAGGAGCTGCGCTCGTTCGTGCGCGAGACCCTGCGTGGATCCAAGACGCCCGACCGCATCGTCTACTGGGACGAACTGCCGCGCACGGAGACGGGAAAGCTGGTGCGCCGGCATGTCGTCGAGCGTCTGGCCGGTGACGGAGTGCCCGGCCGGACGTGA
- a CDS encoding FAS1-like dehydratase domain-containing protein, translating into MTTSEKTEKPSEIYTFRDEDIARARDLVGVYHAMTQREQYTRASPDIMRNFARSYGDDNPLFTDEEHGAVTRWGGQITPPMVNIAVRKELLADPVPREQRRPSFRGIHVFVSGTTTHWYRPILDGDTLYGFHGTEKVEEKQSEFAGRSLIITGLQVQFNQRAEVVQTQRVITIHTERHESKKRKKYDSIEPASYTPDDIARIDEIYAQEQVRGANTRYWEDVEVGESLGTMAKGPLTTTDMVVFHSGGYGFAPYTPCASRLAYKNRQRIAPFYIPNEQGVPDVAQRIHWDSSYARSIGLPAAYDYGMMRDCWLSHYLTDWMGDDGWLESMSSQMRKFNYLGDTHTFTGEVVGKRSEGGRRLVDVELRGTSQRGEVTCPATATIALPSRAGGAVDLPAAPADFEQLAARMLQRDAELREERRRAAGNRTTS; encoded by the coding sequence ATGACCACGTCGGAGAAGACCGAGAAGCCTTCGGAGATCTACACCTTCCGCGATGAAGACATTGCGCGGGCGAGGGATCTCGTCGGCGTCTACCACGCCATGACGCAGCGGGAGCAGTACACGCGCGCCTCACCCGACATCATGCGGAACTTCGCGCGCAGCTACGGCGACGACAATCCGCTGTTCACCGACGAGGAGCACGGTGCCGTGACCCGCTGGGGCGGCCAGATCACACCCCCGATGGTCAACATCGCCGTCCGCAAGGAACTGCTGGCCGACCCCGTACCCCGCGAACAGCGCCGCCCCTCGTTCCGGGGGATCCACGTGTTCGTCTCCGGCACCACGACCCACTGGTACCGGCCGATCCTCGACGGCGACACGCTGTACGGCTTCCACGGCACCGAGAAGGTCGAGGAGAAGCAGTCCGAGTTCGCCGGGCGTTCGCTCATCATCACCGGACTCCAGGTGCAGTTCAACCAGCGCGCCGAGGTGGTCCAGACCCAGCGGGTCATCACCATCCACACCGAGCGCCACGAGTCGAAGAAGCGCAAGAAGTACGACTCGATCGAACCGGCCTCCTACACCCCCGACGATATCGCGAGGATCGACGAGATCTACGCGCAGGAGCAGGTGCGCGGCGCGAACACCCGCTACTGGGAGGACGTCGAGGTCGGTGAGAGTCTCGGGACGATGGCCAAGGGTCCGCTGACGACCACCGATATGGTCGTCTTCCATTCCGGTGGCTACGGTTTCGCTCCGTACACCCCGTGCGCGAGTCGTCTCGCCTACAAGAACCGGCAGCGCATCGCGCCGTTCTACATCCCCAACGAGCAAGGGGTGCCCGACGTGGCCCAGCGGATCCACTGGGACAGCAGCTACGCCCGCTCCATCGGTCTGCCGGCCGCCTACGACTACGGCATGATGCGCGATTGCTGGCTCAGCCACTACCTCACCGACTGGATGGGCGACGACGGCTGGCTCGAGTCGATGTCGAGTCAGATGCGCAAATTCAACTATCTCGGCGACACCCACACCTTCACCGGTGAGGTCGTCGGCAAGCGGTCCGAGGGCGGGCGTCGTCTCGTCGACGTCGAACTGCGCGGCACCAGCCAGCGCGGCGAGGTCACGTGCCCCGCCACCGCGACGATCGCACTCCCCTCCCGTGCCGGCGGCGCGGTCGATCTGCCTGCGGCTCCCGCCGATTTCGAGCAACTGGCGGCCCGGATGCTCCAACGCGATGCCGAACTGCGGGAGGAGCGGCGACGCGCGGCGGGAAACCGGACGACGTCGTGA
- a CDS encoding enoyl-CoA hydratase/isomerase family protein produces the protein MDLTGTTTVIAELKDHVLTITLDRPDKLNSFTDTMREEFRELWHYASETDDVHVVVLRANGDRAFSTGVDVHEGTFLSDNVFSRRDPGVDLSPKQNNCWKPLVCAVHGMVAGGALYWLNEADIIVASEDAQFFDPHVSYGMVAALEPIGLAYRIPIGEVLRMVLLGLDERMSAKRAYEIGFVSEIVARDALWDRAQQLAERIAAKPPAAIQGSIRAIWESKDRTRSHALVAGMMYTDLGNPIGLAQVDRSRVPTRDYEVR, from the coding sequence GTGGACCTGACCGGCACGACCACGGTGATCGCCGAGCTGAAGGATCACGTTCTGACCATCACGCTCGATCGTCCCGACAAGCTCAACTCGTTCACCGACACGATGCGCGAGGAATTCCGGGAGCTGTGGCACTACGCCTCCGAGACCGACGATGTCCACGTCGTCGTCCTCCGGGCGAACGGCGACCGGGCATTCAGCACCGGTGTCGACGTTCACGAGGGAACCTTTCTGTCCGACAACGTCTTCAGCCGTCGTGATCCCGGTGTCGACCTGTCGCCCAAGCAGAACAACTGCTGGAAACCGCTCGTGTGTGCCGTCCACGGCATGGTCGCCGGCGGGGCACTCTACTGGCTCAACGAGGCCGACATCATCGTCGCGAGTGAGGACGCCCAGTTCTTCGATCCGCACGTCTCCTACGGCATGGTCGCCGCACTCGAACCGATCGGCCTCGCATACCGCATCCCCATCGGCGAGGTACTGCGTATGGTGCTGCTCGGTCTCGATGAACGCATGTCGGCGAAGAGGGCATACGAGATCGGCTTCGTCAGTGAGATCGTCGCCCGCGACGCGCTGTGGGACCGCGCGCAGCAGCTTGCGGAACGGATCGCCGCCAAACCACCGGCCGCGATCCAGGGCAGCATCCGCGCGATCTGGGAGTCCAAGGACCGCACACGATCCCACGCTCTCGTCGCCGGGATGATGTACACCGACCTCGGCAATCCCATCGGGCTGGCTCAGGTCGATCGGTCCCGGGTCCCCACGCGCGACTACGAGGTGCGCTGA
- a CDS encoding acyl-CoA dehydrogenase family protein, with the protein MDYGLTPELEQFRKEVREFVDTHKPDVPVKAGVRSADDAGELAALKEWTRKLFEAGYIGADWPERYGGAGAAHSPEKDVVVGEELARGRAPAAVQGAGLLVAHALIDFGTEEQCEKYLPGIRSGELVFCQLFSEPGSGSDLASLRTKAVPAEGGGFTVTGQKVWTTNGHWADYGYLLARTNPDAPKHRGISAFLLDMRSPGVDVRPLREMTGTSDFNEIFLDDVPVGSDALIGDLDNGWLIANSSLAHERSAVASAAVRLQQDVDALKELARRTIRYGRPAIEDGAVQERIGELQASVEALSALVYANIGRWSRGTERSHDAAMAKLMFSEIGVETARFALELAGEDGILVEGDPQVVDGGRWQDEFLYARAYTIAGGTSEIMRNMIAERGLGLPR; encoded by the coding sequence ATGGACTACGGACTGACACCCGAACTCGAACAGTTCCGCAAGGAGGTGCGCGAGTTCGTCGACACCCACAAACCGGATGTGCCGGTGAAGGCGGGTGTGCGCAGCGCCGACGACGCCGGCGAGCTCGCAGCGCTGAAGGAATGGACCCGCAAGCTCTTCGAGGCCGGCTACATCGGTGCCGACTGGCCGGAACGCTATGGCGGCGCCGGAGCGGCGCACTCACCGGAGAAGGACGTGGTCGTCGGTGAGGAGCTGGCGCGCGGCCGGGCACCGGCGGCGGTGCAGGGAGCCGGACTGCTGGTCGCGCATGCGTTGATCGACTTCGGTACGGAGGAACAGTGCGAGAAGTATCTTCCGGGTATTCGATCGGGCGAACTCGTCTTCTGCCAGCTGTTCAGCGAGCCGGGATCCGGCAGTGACCTCGCGTCCCTGCGCACGAAGGCCGTACCGGCCGAGGGCGGCGGGTTCACCGTCACCGGCCAGAAGGTGTGGACGACCAACGGGCACTGGGCCGACTACGGCTACCTCCTGGCGCGGACGAATCCCGACGCACCGAAACACCGTGGTATCAGCGCGTTCCTGCTCGACATGCGGTCGCCGGGTGTCGACGTGCGGCCGCTGCGGGAGATGACCGGGACCTCGGATTTCAACGAGATCTTCCTCGACGACGTTCCCGTCGGATCCGACGCGCTCATCGGTGATCTCGACAACGGCTGGCTGATCGCGAATTCGAGTCTCGCCCACGAACGCAGCGCCGTGGCGTCGGCCGCAGTACGCCTCCAGCAGGACGTCGATGCACTGAAGGAACTCGCGCGCAGGACGATCCGGTACGGGCGTCCCGCGATCGAGGACGGTGCGGTGCAGGAACGGATCGGCGAACTCCAGGCGTCGGTGGAAGCGTTGTCGGCACTGGTGTACGCGAACATCGGTCGCTGGTCGCGGGGTACGGAACGTTCCCACGATGCTGCCATGGCCAAACTGATGTTCAGTGAGATCGGCGTCGAGACAGCACGATTCGCCCTGGAACTCGCAGGGGAGGACGGCATCCTCGTCGAGGGCGACCCGCAGGTCGTCGACGGGGGCCGGTGGCAGGACGAATTCCTGTACGCCCGCGCGTACACCATCGCCGGCGGTACCTCGGAGATCATGCGCAACATGATCGCCGAGAGAGGGCTCGGTCTTCCGCGCTGA
- a CDS encoding class I adenylate-forming enzyme family protein, with protein MTGIKEALALLWSTPDSANMVQEDKTWHTWAQVRDTAERIDAELERLGCGPRSRIGVVLTNRTESIAALIAILKHDRVLLTLNPAQPSRRIVEDAAEAHPDVILAPREYWADEEFAAPIAAAGIVGVAVDGSDVACVFGDAPVPPRPDEQDPVAVEMFTSGTTGPPKRVPLTWRQLEAALEAVHGHTGKGRGDHEPFTGPVALISLSMVHIGGLWGVIQSLSEARPIVLMPRFTVEGWVDAVYEHRMIVAGLPPAAMRSVLNADVPKEKLATLRAITAGTTFVSPELADEFTERYGIPIMIMYGATEFGGAVAGWTKPLIKQWWDRKRGSVGRPFPGVRMRTVDESGMVLPDGSTGRLEVSSPQTGTGVGDWVRTSDLAHLDEDGFLYIDGRADDAIVRGGFKIQPETVCNAFRAHPSVLDASVFGRPDDRLGHVPVAVIETVDGAEGIDVDELKTFLRTRLTAYEIPVEIHTVHALPRSVSLKVDRRRLLEMVDEIESSRAR; from the coding sequence ATGACGGGCATCAAAGAGGCGTTGGCCCTGCTGTGGTCGACCCCCGACAGTGCGAACATGGTGCAGGAGGACAAGACCTGGCACACCTGGGCGCAGGTGCGTGACACGGCCGAGCGGATCGACGCGGAGCTCGAACGACTCGGGTGCGGACCCCGCAGCCGGATCGGTGTCGTGCTGACCAACCGCACCGAATCCATTGCGGCACTGATCGCGATCCTGAAACACGACCGCGTGCTGCTCACCCTCAACCCTGCCCAACCGTCGCGGCGGATCGTCGAGGACGCCGCCGAGGCCCACCCGGATGTGATCCTCGCGCCGCGCGAGTACTGGGCCGATGAGGAGTTCGCCGCACCCATCGCCGCAGCGGGCATCGTCGGTGTCGCCGTGGACGGTTCGGACGTCGCATGTGTCTTCGGCGACGCTCCCGTACCACCCCGCCCGGACGAGCAGGACCCGGTCGCGGTCGAGATGTTCACCTCCGGCACCACCGGTCCGCCCAAGCGGGTTCCGCTGACCTGGCGCCAACTCGAGGCCGCCCTCGAGGCCGTGCACGGCCATACCGGCAAGGGAAGAGGCGATCACGAGCCGTTCACCGGCCCCGTCGCGCTGATCTCCCTGTCGATGGTGCACATCGGCGGGTTGTGGGGCGTGATCCAGTCGCTGTCGGAAGCGCGGCCGATCGTGTTGATGCCCCGCTTCACCGTCGAGGGATGGGTCGACGCGGTCTACGAGCACCGGATGATCGTCGCGGGTCTGCCGCCGGCTGCCATGCGGTCGGTCCTCAACGCCGACGTGCCGAAAGAGAAGCTTGCGACCCTCCGGGCGATCACCGCCGGCACCACCTTCGTCAGTCCGGAACTGGCCGACGAATTCACCGAGCGGTACGGCATCCCGATCATGATCATGTACGGGGCAACCGAATTCGGTGGTGCCGTCGCAGGGTGGACGAAGCCCCTGATCAAGCAGTGGTGGGATCGCAAGCGTGGCAGCGTCGGCCGGCCCTTCCCCGGAGTACGGATGCGCACCGTCGACGAGAGTGGCATGGTGCTGCCCGACGGCAGCACCGGCCGCCTCGAAGTGAGTTCGCCGCAGACCGGCACCGGGGTCGGTGATTGGGTCCGCACCAGTGACCTCGCTCATCTGGACGAGGACGGCTTCCTCTACATCGACGGCCGCGCCGACGACGCGATCGTCCGCGGCGGGTTCAAGATCCAGCCCGAAACCGTCTGCAACGCGTTTCGGGCCCACCCGTCGGTTCTCGACGCGTCCGTCTTCGGCCGCCCCGACGACAGGCTCGGCCACGTGCCGGTCGCCGTGATCGAAACCGTCGACGGTGCAGAAGGTATCGACGTCGACGAGCTGAAGACCTTCCTGCGTACCCGCCTGACGGCCTACGAGATTCCGGTGGAGATCCACACGGTCCACGCTCTGCCCCGGAGTGTGTCGCTCAAGGTGGACCGTCGCCGGCTGCTGGAGATGGTGGACGAGATCGAATCGTCCCGCGCCCGGTAA